A portion of the Bacteroidales bacterium genome contains these proteins:
- a CDS encoding nitroreductase produces MSVPYNKTFEQVVKSKRSLPNFSNEIPPIDLLNEIVKSCIHAPYAGALGMPLNEVRKIYIFKQGTESMTIARDILLSEIKKNSRKIYAILKFLPFLRKKAKPFAYRLRVFSPKGIPLLFEAPFFIVIAEKKGFPMVNEESLTHALQNMWLTATNLGLEFQLITAIPHMANNKQFLKLLKLKKGDYALDGCVVGYPYNHAKESKDYEFEKFVTWVE; encoded by the coding sequence ATGTCTGTTCCATATAATAAAACATTTGAACAAGTTGTAAAATCGAAAAGATCATTACCAAATTTTTCAAATGAAATTCCACCTATCGATTTATTAAATGAAATAGTTAAATCCTGTATTCATGCACCATATGCTGGAGCCTTAGGAATGCCACTTAATGAGGTAAGAAAGATTTATATCTTCAAGCAAGGAACTGAATCAATGACAATTGCAAGAGATATTCTGCTTTCAGAAATAAAGAAAAATTCTAGAAAAATTTATGCTATTTTAAAATTTTTACCATTTCTTAGAAAGAAGGCAAAACCTTTTGCATATAGACTTAGAGTGTTTTCACCAAAAGGAATCCCTTTACTTTTTGAAGCACCATTTTTTATTGTTATTGCAGAAAAAAAGGGATTTCCTATGGTTAACGAAGAATCATTAACTCATGCTTTGCAAAACATGTGGTTAACTGCTACTAATCTTGGGTTAGAATTTCAGCTTATTACAGCAATTCCGCACATGGCAAACAATAAACAATTTCTTAAACTTCTGAAGTTAAAGAAAGGCGATTATGCTTTAGACGGTTGCGTAGTTGGTTACCCGTATAACCATGCGAAAGAAAGTAAGGATTATGAATTTGAAAAATTCGTAACTTGGGTCGAATAA
- a CDS encoding carbonic anhydrase, whose protein sequence is MKHFKSIILVSIAYAIGTISCSVDQSKKQHPIYDRTQIVTQADSALNLLIAGNNRFVSDSAFDDNIGKTKRELLKSKGQKPFAVIVTCSDSRVAPELLFDQGLGDLFVIRVAGNVLDSVGIGSIQYAVEHLHVPLVVILGHESCGAVAAAVKGGELPGSLPAIGKRIEPSIEIVKGTGAKDDITDKVIDQNVLENVSILEKDKLIEELIKTSKVKVIGAKYHLETGLVTYF, encoded by the coding sequence ATGAAACACTTTAAAAGCATCATTCTTGTAAGTATTGCCTATGCAATTGGAACTATTTCATGTTCTGTTGATCAATCTAAAAAGCAACATCCGATTTATGACAGAACTCAAATTGTAACCCAAGCCGATTCGGCACTAAATCTTCTAATTGCGGGTAATAATCGCTTTGTATCAGATTCAGCATTTGATGATAATATTGGTAAAACTAAGCGAGAATTATTAAAGAGTAAAGGTCAAAAACCTTTTGCAGTAATTGTTACTTGCTCCGACTCGCGGGTCGCTCCCGAGCTTCTATTCGATCAAGGTTTAGGCGATTTATTTGTAATTCGTGTTGCTGGTAATGTTTTAGATTCTGTGGGAATAGGTAGCATTCAGTATGCAGTTGAGCATCTTCATGTTCCTTTAGTTGTAATTCTTGGACATGAAAGTTGCGGAGCTGTTGCCGCAGCAGTTAAAGGGGGTGAACTACCCGGTTCATTGCCAGCAATAGGGAAAAGAATTGAACCAAGTATTGAGATAGTTAAAGGTACAGGCGCAAAAGATGATATAACCGATAAGGTTATCGATCAAAATGTTCTTGAAAACGTTTCAATTCTTGAGAAGGACAAATTAATTGAGGAGCTTATAAAAACATCCAAGGTTAAAGTTATAGGTGCCAAATATCACCTTGAAACTGGGCTTGTGACCTATTTCTAA
- a CDS encoding PQQ-binding-like beta-propeller repeat protein codes for MKKISLYFILLGTFLCFGQQKLFAQIEYNQQWPSFRGPWACGYIENAKTPTTWSVDSSKNIKWKTPIPGLGHSCPTIWDNYIFITTASSEKQNESLKVGLYGDIDMADDNGVLEFKVYCLDKNTGSIIWERITHKGIPKSKRHTKSSQANCTPSTDGKHLVVLFGSEGLYCYDLKGNLLWQKDLGIMNPGPGEPGVEWGQASSPIIFKNYVIIQCDKNVDSYLTAFNVENGKEIWRTTRDEVSTWGTPTIYTKDGKSQVIVNGYKYMGGYELETGKEIWKMSGGGDVPSTTPVVAHDLIFICNAHGKFSPIYAVKPDATGDITLAPDSTKNSYIVWSIKRGGAYMVSPLIYGDYLYNLRNNGELTCFNAKTGELKYKENLKDAFTASGIAADGKIYYSSENGSIYVIKAGVEFKLLAKNEMKDVCMASPAISGNALFFRTQHYLIAIE; via the coding sequence ATGAAGAAAATCTCATTGTATTTTATTCTATTAGGTACTTTCCTATGTTTTGGTCAGCAAAAACTTTTTGCACAAATTGAATACAATCAGCAGTGGCCAAGTTTCCGAGGCCCTTGGGCATGTGGGTATATTGAAAATGCTAAAACACCAACTACATGGAGTGTTGATAGTTCAAAGAATATCAAGTGGAAGACCCCAATCCCTGGATTAGGTCACTCCTGCCCTACCATTTGGGATAATTACATCTTTATAACTACGGCAAGTAGCGAAAAGCAGAATGAGTCGCTTAAAGTTGGACTCTATGGCGATATTGATATGGCAGATGATAACGGTGTTCTGGAGTTTAAGGTTTACTGCCTCGATAAAAATACTGGATCGATTATCTGGGAAAGGATTACCCATAAAGGCATTCCAAAATCGAAGCGACATACAAAATCATCTCAGGCTAACTGTACACCTTCAACAGATGGAAAGCATCTGGTTGTGCTATTCGGCTCCGAGGGGTTATACTGCTACGATTTGAAAGGTAATTTGCTATGGCAAAAAGACCTTGGGATAATGAATCCAGGTCCAGGTGAACCGGGTGTTGAGTGGGGACAAGCAAGCTCACCGATTATCTTTAAAAACTACGTTATTATTCAATGTGATAAAAATGTTGATTCGTACCTCACTGCATTCAATGTTGAGAATGGAAAAGAGATTTGGCGTACCACACGCGATGAGGTCTCAACATGGGGAACACCTACCATATATACAAAGGATGGTAAATCGCAGGTAATCGTTAACGGCTACAAGTACATGGGTGGGTATGAGCTGGAAACAGGAAAAGAGATTTGGAAGATGAGTGGCGGTGGCGATGTCCCTTCTACAACCCCCGTTGTTGCTCACGATCTTATTTTCATTTGCAATGCCCATGGGAAATTCTCCCCTATTTATGCCGTTAAACCTGATGCTACTGGCGATATTACACTTGCACCAGATAGCACCAAAAACAGCTACATTGTATGGAGCATAAAACGAGGCGGTGCATATATGGTTAGCCCTTTGATTTATGGCGATTACCTATACAATCTCCGCAACAATGGCGAACTTACCTGCTTTAATGCAAAAACTGGCGAGCTAAAATATAAAGAGAATCTAAAAGATGCCTTTACCGCATCGGGCATTGCGGCTGATGGCAAAATATACTACTCATCGGAGAATGGATCTATCTATGTTATTAAAGCAGGAGTAGAATTTAAGCTGCTAGCAAAAAATGAGATGAAAGATGTATGCATGGCAAGTCCCGCAATATCTGGAAACGCTTTATTTTTTAGAACGCAACACTATTTGATAGCAATAGAGTGA
- a CDS encoding aromatic amino acid lyase, with protein sequence MTLVINGANLKIEDVVRVARFNEKVELHPEAVAKINKCRAMLDKKIAAHEIMYGINTGIGEFSEIVLNDDQVQDFQKYLVYNHAAGIGNAMPLDHVRGAMLGRINVHAHGNSGCRIEITQTLVEMLNKGVTPYVCEKGSVGACGDLAPMSQIALLLMGEGHAFYKGEKLEGKEAMKRAGITVPGLHARDGLAAINGSNVLTAMSALMVYDTNRLLKHAEIACAMSLEALKANLKPYHPKILEVRGFPGGMRSAAAIRKVTKGGDLSEGKLKTKVQDAYSMRSTPQVIGAAHDALKYAREQVETELNGVGDNPIFFADENLALSGANFQGSPISLPMDLVGAAVTMVCVLSERRMNRLNNPALSVGLPPFLTKDPGMFSGLMLSQYTADMQIVEQRILCMPASIQSIPAAADQEDFVSMGMNTALKNFQILDNAYGILGIEFMAAAQALDLRGLIETPYKYGIGTQKAKDTIRKHVKFLDIDRPLYPDHNAMKELVKTGEILEEVEKEIGSLE encoded by the coding sequence ATGACATTAGTTATCAATGGAGCAAACCTCAAGATTGAGGATGTTGTAAGAGTTGCTCGTTTCAACGAGAAGGTGGAGTTACACCCCGAGGCAGTTGCGAAAATTAATAAGTGCCGTGCAATGCTCGATAAAAAGATTGCTGCACACGAGATTATGTACGGTATTAATACTGGTATTGGTGAATTCTCCGAGATTGTTTTAAATGATGATCAGGTTCAGGATTTTCAAAAATATCTGGTTTATAACCATGCTGCAGGTATTGGAAATGCAATGCCATTGGATCATGTAAGGGGAGCAATGTTAGGTAGAATCAATGTTCATGCTCATGGGAACTCAGGTTGCCGCATTGAAATCACCCAAACATTGGTTGAAATGCTTAATAAAGGGGTTACCCCTTATGTTTGCGAAAAGGGTTCAGTGGGTGCTTGTGGCGATTTAGCTCCAATGTCGCAAATTGCGTTACTTTTAATGGGCGAAGGTCATGCTTTCTATAAAGGGGAAAAATTGGAGGGTAAAGAGGCTATGAAGCGCGCTGGCATAACTGTTCCAGGGCTTCATGCAAGGGATGGTCTTGCTGCTATTAATGGCTCAAATGTACTTACAGCCATGAGCGCATTGATGGTTTACGATACAAATCGATTACTTAAACATGCCGAGATTGCTTGCGCTATGTCGTTAGAGGCATTAAAGGCTAACCTAAAACCCTATCATCCAAAAATTCTTGAGGTAAGAGGATTCCCAGGTGGTATGCGTAGCGCAGCTGCAATCCGTAAGGTTACAAAGGGTGGCGATTTATCGGAAGGTAAGCTAAAAACCAAGGTACAGGATGCGTATTCAATGCGTTCGACCCCACAGGTTATTGGTGCTGCTCATGATGCGCTGAAATATGCCCGTGAACAGGTGGAAACCGAATTGAATGGTGTTGGCGATAACCCTATTTTCTTTGCTGATGAGAATCTTGCTCTATCAGGAGCAAATTTCCAAGGTTCACCAATCTCATTACCAATGGACTTAGTTGGTGCTGCTGTTACAATGGTTTGCGTTCTATCTGAGCGTAGGATGAACCGCCTGAATAATCCAGCATTAAGCGTTGGCTTACCTCCATTCCTAACCAAAGATCCTGGAATGTTCTCGGGTTTAATGCTAAGCCAATATACTGCTGATATGCAGATTGTAGAGCAAAGAATTCTTTGTATGCCAGCTTCAATCCAATCAATCCCTGCCGCTGCGGATCAGGAAGATTTTGTATCCATGGGTATGAATACTGCGCTTAAGAATTTCCAAATTCTTGATAACGCTTATGGTATTCTTGGTATTGAGTTTATGGCTGCTGCACAGGCACTCGATCTTCGTGGATTAATTGAAACACCTTACAAATACGGTATCGGAACTCAAAAGGCAAAGGATACTATTCGTAAACATGTGAAATTCCTCGATATAGACCGCCCTCTATACCCAGATCATAATGCGATGAAAGAGCTTGTAAAAACAGGTGAAATCCTAGAGGAAGTTGAAAAGGAGATTGGAAGTTTGGAATAA
- a CDS encoding insulinase family protein — MSCSNDKKQDLKIEYEKYTLPNGLDVILHTDKSDPIVAFAVQYHVGSNREKMGHTGFAHLFEHMMFQQSENVPEDQFFKIIQNAGGELNGGTGNDGTTYFEVVPKNALETILWLESDRMGYLTNTVTKKAFVNQQNVVQNEKRERVDNQPYGHTGWVIGKTLYPEGHPYNWQVIGEMQDLFNATVEDVKEFHNKFYIPNNATIVLAGDFDVVEAKKLIDKYFGEIPKGNDLESPKPMPVTLAETKKLFHEDNFAKASQLTMVWPTVPQYNKDSYALQYLAQLLSEGKKSPMYKIIVKEKQFASSTPTYNTSQELAGEFQVAITAFPNIKLGDVEKAVFESFEMFEKDGITDNDIERVKASLETDFYNEISSVLEKSFKLAIYNEYTSDPSFYKADLKNLKSVSKDDIIRVYNTYIKGKPFVETSFVPKGQPELAVEGSIKASVVEEDITNATEVKVADTTEEKIEKTKTSFDRSVSPAFGEDPKLNIPTIWDGKLANGMKVYGIEQNELPLVQFNIVVNGGHYLDKLEKSGLAYVLTKVINQGTKNKTPEQLEEEIKMLGASIWVSVDYTNISINVNTLSRNFEKTLAIVQEMLLEPRWDSVEFNLAKINILNRIKRNKANPNFLAAFEFDKLIYGSGNILSIPITGTESSVSSITLDDLKEYYNSYFTPSISNFHIVGSIKQDQVMNALADLGNKWLSKDVKFPEYQYPAQLEKSKIYIVDIPGAFQSVINIGNLSLSATNPDYYPLQVMNYKLGGSFNGKVNMVLREEKGFTYGARTYFNGNEFTGSFTANASVRSSATAESVDIFKDIMTKYRDGITDEELQFTKNALLKSNALRFETLWSLIGMLQDISSYNKPKDYVKQEEEIITGMTNDKLKALAQKYLNPDKMYYVIAGDAKTQVPVLKKLKIGEIEVVKE, encoded by the coding sequence ATGTCCTGTTCCAACGATAAAAAACAGGATCTAAAAATAGAGTATGAAAAATACACTTTACCGAATGGTCTTGATGTAATCCTTCATACCGATAAATCGGATCCAATTGTAGCATTTGCTGTGCAATACCATGTTGGATCGAATCGTGAAAAAATGGGTCATACCGGATTTGCACATCTTTTTGAGCACATGATGTTTCAGCAATCGGAAAATGTGCCCGAAGACCAGTTTTTCAAAATAATACAAAACGCAGGTGGTGAATTGAACGGTGGTACTGGAAATGATGGAACAACCTACTTTGAGGTAGTACCCAAAAATGCCCTTGAAACAATTCTTTGGCTCGAATCCGATCGGATGGGCTATTTGACTAATACAGTTACCAAAAAGGCATTTGTTAATCAGCAAAATGTTGTTCAAAACGAAAAGCGAGAGAGGGTTGATAATCAACCATACGGACATACAGGTTGGGTGATTGGTAAAACCCTTTACCCCGAAGGACATCCCTATAATTGGCAGGTGATAGGCGAAATGCAGGATCTATTTAATGCTACTGTTGAGGATGTTAAAGAATTTCATAATAAATTTTACATACCGAATAATGCTACAATAGTATTAGCGGGTGATTTTGATGTTGTAGAGGCCAAAAAATTAATAGATAAGTATTTTGGTGAAATACCTAAGGGGAATGATTTAGAGAGCCCTAAACCTATGCCAGTAACGTTAGCTGAAACTAAGAAATTGTTCCATGAGGATAATTTTGCTAAAGCATCTCAGCTAACAATGGTTTGGCCAACAGTTCCTCAGTATAATAAGGATTCTTATGCCCTACAATACCTTGCACAGCTTCTCTCTGAGGGAAAAAAATCACCAATGTATAAGATTATAGTTAAGGAAAAACAGTTCGCTTCATCAACCCCAACTTATAACACTAGTCAGGAACTCGCGGGTGAATTTCAGGTTGCAATTACCGCATTCCCAAACATCAAGCTAGGAGATGTTGAAAAAGCTGTTTTTGAATCATTCGAAATGTTTGAAAAGGATGGAATTACGGATAATGATATTGAAAGGGTAAAAGCAAGCCTTGAGACCGATTTCTACAACGAAATTTCGAGTGTACTTGAGAAATCATTCAAATTAGCAATTTATAATGAATATACGAGTGATCCTTCATTCTATAAAGCCGATTTAAAAAACCTTAAATCTGTTTCAAAGGATGATATAATTAGGGTTTACAACACTTATATAAAAGGAAAACCTTTTGTTGAAACAAGTTTTGTTCCTAAAGGACAACCTGAGTTAGCCGTTGAAGGTTCGATAAAAGCCAGCGTTGTTGAAGAGGATATCACAAATGCAACTGAAGTAAAAGTTGCTGATACTACCGAAGAGAAAATAGAAAAAACCAAAACTAGCTTCGATCGTTCTGTAAGTCCCGCTTTTGGTGAGGATCCAAAACTCAATATTCCAACTATTTGGGATGGTAAACTTGCAAATGGGATGAAGGTTTATGGGATTGAACAGAACGAACTTCCTTTGGTACAATTTAATATCGTTGTTAATGGAGGCCACTATCTCGATAAACTCGAAAAATCAGGCTTAGCCTACGTATTGACAAAAGTTATTAATCAGGGCACAAAAAATAAAACACCAGAGCAGCTGGAGGAAGAGATTAAAATGCTTGGAGCTAGCATTTGGGTTAGTGTTGATTATACTAATATATCCATTAATGTTAATACTCTTTCAAGAAACTTTGAGAAGACATTGGCTATTGTTCAAGAAATGCTTCTTGAACCACGTTGGGATTCTGTGGAATTCAATTTAGCAAAAATCAATATTTTAAATAGGATAAAAAGGAATAAAGCGAATCCAAATTTCCTTGCAGCATTTGAGTTTGATAAGTTGATTTATGGATCTGGTAATATTCTTTCAATTCCAATAACTGGAACTGAATCATCAGTTTCCAGTATTACATTAGACGATTTAAAAGAGTACTACAATAGCTATTTTACCCCTTCTATTTCTAATTTCCATATTGTTGGTAGTATTAAACAGGATCAGGTTATGAATGCATTGGCTGATCTTGGGAATAAATGGCTTTCTAAAGATGTTAAGTTCCCTGAATACCAGTATCCCGCACAACTTGAAAAATCAAAGATTTATATTGTTGATATTCCAGGTGCATTCCAATCCGTAATTAACATTGGTAATCTTTCATTATCAGCAACAAACCCAGATTACTACCCCTTACAGGTTATGAACTATAAGTTGGGTGGTTCATTCAACGGAAAAGTGAACATGGTATTGCGCGAAGAGAAAGGTTTTACTTATGGTGCAAGAACTTATTTCAATGGGAATGAATTTACGGGATCATTTACTGCAAACGCAAGCGTTAGATCTTCTGCAACTGCTGAGTCTGTAGATATTTTTAAAGATATTATGACTAAATATCGTGATGGTATTACCGATGAAGAGCTTCAATTTACAAAGAATGCTCTTCTAAAATCGAATGCCCTTCGCTTTGAAACCTTATGGTCATTAATTGGCATGTTACAGGATATAAGCTCCTATAATAAACCAAAGGATTATGTAAAGCAGGAGGAGGAGATAATAACTGGCATGACAAATGATAAGCTAAAAGCGCTAGCCCAGAAATATCTTAACCCCGATAAGATGTACTATGTGATTGCTGGTGATGCAAAAACTCAAGTACCAGTTCTTAAGAAGCTAAAAATTGGAGAGATTGAAGTAGTTAAAGAGTAA
- a CDS encoding metallophosphoesterase, whose translation MIRYGIIQLSDLQFGAKHRFGNPSKIYESIANDINFMADKFQFLPIYILLTGDITETAHADEFLDAENVINNLARKISIDKDSVLSVPGNHDINWKLAEISSDVGDVNLKYSNYNKFAYNTCNKYSRISPEFYNRFFDHRLGIEFLFINSCEKEDHLNHCGYVDSEKLVNSIVRKLGNGNDDYTKICICHHRIEQNGKESNSIINNSYEIETILIENGYNILFTGHIHENRCQEVKHDGKVIIYSGSGSAGVDRSQRTDGIQNQYTIHILDSHNKKLESYWRAYSPNKRGKLGLGAWTEDNSLELNPSVFDLPYIINFDTFSSNSMEDLTLIEKFKIKRNPFTFNNAEKISTNQIIQLFVSSEGRNKGAVRPTGDAIIRGSRGSGKTMLLRYLNVFGNYTFDINVKDKKVSESFPVLVNFTLIHSSEWKSAISTIIESAEKLIFESTLSALEIKDKELKSAEFRNALFRVKQKLKVLSNQEGSIIWKLGVALKENMSNYFTHVLLLIDEVAPVFPREFFHDSESGFLRWMNSIRNSGPYFTRIAVYPNDISDILNEDRFGSIVNLDYNVKTSDDYEAYRKYCIELVNNYLKVVSINKIEPTKISDIIEINGGLEHDALEQLIYASDGSSRRFASLMDKCITSTSYSKNRLYNKSDIICIIKDFSQNLLSSYDLSEREIANSLAKACKKQITYRFRLPNLTSLVSSLHAKNEEFNIVKLAEVGAGSRGSTYEFTYPFCILMDVQTHYLKDTRKICTSRDRETGEWISQVTTISRNQLDFLNKELRLEGIVTDVDKDLVIISDLVTRNEYFSESFDLSLKIGDRVTFIHINEVASDILKMI comes from the coding sequence ATGATACGATACGGAATTATTCAATTGTCAGATTTGCAATTTGGAGCAAAACATCGTTTTGGAAATCCTTCTAAAATTTATGAATCGATTGCAAATGATATCAATTTTATGGCGGATAAATTTCAGTTTTTGCCAATTTATATTTTGTTAACAGGTGATATAACTGAAACTGCGCATGCAGATGAATTTTTAGACGCTGAGAATGTTATCAATAATTTAGCACGAAAAATATCTATTGACAAAGACTCTGTTTTAAGTGTACCAGGGAATCATGATATTAATTGGAAATTAGCAGAGATATCATCAGATGTTGGCGATGTTAATCTGAAGTATAGTAATTATAATAAGTTTGCATATAATACATGTAATAAATACTCTAGGATAAGTCCCGAGTTTTATAATCGGTTCTTTGATCATAGATTAGGAATTGAGTTTTTGTTCATAAACAGTTGTGAAAAGGAAGACCATTTAAATCATTGTGGATATGTAGATTCAGAGAAGCTTGTTAATAGTATTGTTAGGAAACTTGGCAATGGAAATGATGATTATACAAAAATATGTATATGTCATCATAGGATAGAGCAAAATGGAAAGGAATCAAATTCAATTATTAATAATTCTTACGAGATTGAGACTATTTTAATTGAAAATGGTTATAACATATTATTTACTGGTCATATCCATGAAAATAGGTGTCAAGAGGTTAAACATGATGGTAAAGTTATTATATATTCCGGTTCAGGGTCTGCTGGAGTTGATAGAAGTCAACGGACTGATGGAATTCAAAATCAATATACTATTCACATTTTGGATTCGCATAATAAAAAACTTGAATCATATTGGAGAGCTTATAGCCCTAATAAACGTGGCAAACTGGGTTTAGGAGCTTGGACTGAGGATAATTCACTTGAATTAAATCCAAGCGTATTTGATTTGCCTTACATCATTAATTTTGATACATTTTCTTCTAATAGTATGGAGGATTTGACTTTAATTGAAAAATTCAAAATTAAACGAAATCCCTTTACTTTTAATAATGCAGAAAAAATCTCAACAAATCAAATAATTCAGTTGTTTGTTTCTAGTGAGGGTAGAAATAAGGGTGCGGTTAGACCCACAGGTGATGCAATAATTAGAGGAAGTAGAGGTTCTGGCAAAACAATGCTATTAAGATATTTAAATGTATTTGGCAATTATACATTTGATATCAATGTAAAAGACAAAAAAGTTAGTGAATCATTTCCCGTACTTGTAAATTTCACATTAATTCATAGTTCTGAATGGAAAAGTGCAATAAGTACAATAATTGAATCTGCTGAAAAATTAATTTTTGAATCGACCTTATCTGCTTTAGAAATAAAAGATAAAGAATTAAAATCTGCAGAATTTAGAAATGCCTTATTTCGTGTCAAACAAAAGTTGAAAGTCTTATCAAATCAGGAAGGAAGTATTATCTGGAAGCTTGGTGTAGCACTGAAGGAAAATATGTCTAACTATTTTACTCATGTTTTATTATTAATTGATGAAGTTGCTCCTGTTTTTCCTAGAGAATTCTTTCATGATTCTGAAAGTGGTTTTTTGCGTTGGATGAATTCTATAAGAAATAGTGGTCCTTATTTTACTAGAATAGCTGTTTATCCTAATGATATTTCAGATATTCTAAATGAGGATAGGTTTGGCTCTATTGTTAACCTTGATTACAATGTAAAAACTAGTGATGATTATGAAGCTTATCGAAAGTATTGTATTGAGTTAGTTAATAATTACTTAAAAGTAGTATCAATTAACAAGATTGAACCAACTAAAATTTCTGATATAATTGAAATAAATGGAGGTTTAGAACATGACGCTTTGGAACAGCTGATTTATGCTTCAGATGGTTCCTCTCGTAGATTTGCAAGTCTAATGGATAAGTGTATTACTTCGACAAGTTATTCAAAAAATAGATTATATAATAAGAGTGATATTATTTGTATCATAAAAGATTTTTCACAAAATCTTTTGTCAAGTTATGATTTGTCGGAAAGAGAAATAGCTAATTCATTAGCAAAAGCATGTAAAAAACAAATAACTTACCGATTTAGATTACCAAATCTAACTAGTTTAGTTTCTTCTCTTCATGCTAAGAACGAAGAGTTTAATATTGTAAAATTAGCAGAAGTTGGTGCAGGAAGTAGAGGTTCAACATATGAATTTACATATCCTTTTTGTATATTAATGGATGTTCAAACTCATTATTTAAAGGATACTAGGAAAATCTGTACTAGTCGAGATAGGGAAACTGGGGAGTGGATATCTCAAGTGACAACAATTTCACGCAATCAACTTGATTTT